The proteins below are encoded in one region of Desulfonispora thiosulfatigenes DSM 11270:
- a CDS encoding GIY-YIG nuclease family protein: MNYIYIIECKDGTLYTGWTNNLTKRINTHNKGKGSKYTRSRFPVVLKYFELFTSKGEALRREYEIKKMSRIEKLNLINNDKDNFN, translated from the coding sequence ATGAACTACATCTATATTATTGAATGTAAAGATGGAACTTTGTATACTGGTTGGACGAATAATTTAACAAAACGAATTAATACCCATAATAAGGGTAAGGGAAGTAAATATACACGTTCACGCTTCCCCGTTGTTTTAAAATACTTTGAACTATTTACATCTAAAGGTGAGGCTTTAAGACGAGAATATGAAATCAAGAAAATGTCTCGAATAGAAAAATTAAATTTAATTAACAATGATAAAGATAACTTTAATTAG